From Candidatus Atelocyanobacterium thalassa isolate ALOHA, a single genomic window includes:
- a CDS encoding HAS-barrel domain-containing protein, which yields MIESDYIAEVIETSTTQFFAQCLETKDLSFPIMPPFGSLVKSLDEESGNTILAVVTYATTTSIDSVHHTRALGLSLAELREQQPQIFAMLKTEFKATIVGFKNSFMTQDDSEVYHQYLPPRPPQIHQAVYRCQEKEIINFSKKFDFLRILLQVKEAPVDALIIASIRNIYLLKKSDKNWLVHIGRALGILLKDDYDRLHYILNQVIT from the coding sequence ATGATTGAATCAGATTATATTGCAGAAGTAATAGAAACATCAACGACACAATTCTTTGCTCAATGTTTAGAAACTAAAGATTTAAGTTTTCCTATAATGCCTCCGTTTGGAAGTTTGGTAAAGTCTTTAGATGAAGAGTCAGGAAATACAATTTTAGCCGTTGTTACTTATGCAACTACTACTTCTATAGATTCTGTACATCATACTAGAGCATTAGGATTATCTTTAGCAGAATTGCGAGAACAGCAGCCACAAATTTTTGCTATGCTTAAAACAGAATTTAAAGCAACAATTGTTGGTTTTAAAAATTCTTTCATGACCCAAGATGATTCAGAAGTGTATCATCAATATTTACCACCTCGTCCTCCTCAAATTCATCAAGCAGTTTATAGATGTCAAGAGAAGGAGATTATTAATTTTAGTAAAAAATTTGATTTTTTAAGAATTCTATTACAAGTTAAAGAAGCTCCAGTAGATGCTTTAATTATAGCCTCCATAAGAAATATATATCTACTAAAAAAGTCTGACAAAAATTGGTTAGTTCATATTGGTAGAGCCCTAGGCATCTTATTAAAGGATGATTATGATCGTTTGCATTATATTCTTAATCAGGTAATTACTTAA
- a CDS encoding NAD(P)H dehydrogenase subunit NdhS codes for MLILPGTTVKIINSDDIYYCFEGLVQRVSDGKAAVLFEGGNWSKLVTFPLSEIEAIIPKTKVKEKK; via the coding sequence ATGCTAATCTTACCAGGAACAACTGTAAAAATTATTAATTCTGACGATATCTACTATTGTTTTGAAGGCTTAGTACAAAGAGTTAGTGATGGAAAAGCTGCTGTTTTATTTGAAGGAGGAAATTGGAGTAAATTAGTTACTTTTCCTTTATCTGAAATTGAGGCAATTATTCCTAAAACTAAAGTGAAAGAGAAAAAGTAG
- a CDS encoding SLC13 family permease, producing the protein MSIPPIVLTLIILFSALISFIFEFFPADTTAIGITVVLIVCGLVTPEEGTSGFSNSATITVMAMFILSGGITRTGGLQVVRDLLFQIGGKNLNKQIALIGIMVGSISAFINNTAVVAVFLPIIEAFGKKQKIFLSKLLIPLSYTAILGGAITTIGTSTNILASGLSKQLGYGEFGIFLITPIGIPIFIIGLTYLTFFSPQILPNDKSSSNDGFNVDYGMKDYVSEIIITPRSNLVGQSLRQSKIQRKFDIDVLEIIHNNIHFPQPLADRILSLGDILLVRGSKEDLLQIRDEKGVDILANIKFHKRQFKDEVNYREDKIAEVLILSNSRLIGSTLKDLRFRQRYNATVIAIRRGEELLRTRLGKVRLKFGDLLLVQGPKESFIGLQTTRELLVLEERDIETLRQNKAYIAILIIFGVVTIAALEILPILVSSLVGVMLMIFTGCLKPGEIYGTVRWDIIFLLAGLIPLGIAMEKSGTNYWIAQHIINMGHYIPGYLVLVIFYFVTALFTEILSNNTSVLLMLPVAVEVAEGFGFNPISFMLVVMFAASNSFITPIGYQTNTMVYVPGGYRFLDFTRVGLPLTLMFTFLVPFLVKSIYGI; encoded by the coding sequence ATGTCTATTCCACCGATTGTTTTAACATTAATAATTCTATTTTCAGCTCTAATTAGTTTTATTTTTGAGTTTTTTCCTGCGGATACTACAGCAATTGGTATCACAGTTGTATTGATTGTATGTGGATTAGTAACTCCTGAAGAAGGTACATCTGGTTTTAGTAACTCTGCAACTATTACTGTTATGGCTATGTTTATTTTAAGTGGTGGAATTACCAGAACTGGAGGACTACAAGTTGTTAGAGATCTTTTATTTCAGATTGGAGGGAAAAACTTAAATAAACAGATTGCTCTTATAGGTATTATGGTAGGCTCTATTAGCGCTTTTATTAATAATACTGCAGTTGTTGCTGTTTTTTTGCCGATCATAGAAGCTTTTGGGAAAAAACAAAAAATTTTTCTATCAAAGCTACTAATTCCGCTTTCTTATACGGCTATTTTAGGTGGAGCTATTACTACAATTGGAACTTCTACTAATATATTGGCAAGTGGCTTGTCTAAGCAGCTAGGTTATGGAGAGTTTGGGATATTTTTAATTACCCCTATCGGAATTCCAATATTTATTATTGGATTAACCTATTTAACTTTTTTCAGCCCTCAAATACTACCAAATGATAAATCAAGTAGTAATGATGGATTTAATGTTGATTATGGAATGAAAGACTACGTTAGTGAAATTATTATTACTCCACGTTCTAATTTAGTTGGACAGAGTTTACGCCAAAGTAAAATTCAAAGAAAGTTTGACATTGATGTATTAGAAATAATTCATAATAATATTCACTTTCCACAACCTTTAGCTGATAGGATTTTGTCATTAGGAGACATATTACTAGTTCGTGGAAGCAAAGAAGATTTATTACAGATTAGAGATGAAAAAGGAGTTGATATTTTAGCTAATATTAAATTTCATAAAAGGCAATTCAAAGATGAAGTTAATTACAGAGAAGATAAAATAGCTGAAGTTCTTATACTATCTAATTCACGTTTAATAGGATCTACATTGAAAGATTTACGTTTTCGCCAGAGATATAATGCTACTGTAATCGCTATTCGTAGGGGAGAAGAATTATTAAGAACAAGATTAGGTAAAGTACGTTTGAAGTTTGGAGATTTATTATTAGTTCAGGGACCAAAAGAAAGTTTTATTGGATTACAGACAACAAGAGAATTACTAGTTCTTGAGGAAAGGGATATCGAAACTTTAAGACAAAATAAAGCTTACATAGCTATTTTAATTATTTTTGGAGTTGTTACTATTGCTGCGTTAGAAATATTACCAATTTTAGTCAGTAGTTTAGTAGGTGTTATGTTAATGATTTTTACTGGATGCCTTAAGCCTGGAGAAATTTATGGGACAGTACGTTGGGATATCATCTTTTTATTAGCAGGATTAATTCCTTTAGGTATTGCTATGGAAAAATCAGGGACTAATTATTGGATAGCGCAGCATATCATTAATATGGGACACTATATCCCTGGATATTTAGTGTTGGTTATTTTTTATTTTGTTACTGCTCTATTTACTGAAATACTTTCAAACAATACATCTGTTTTGTTAATGTTACCAGTTGCTGTTGAGGTGGCGGAAGGCTTTGGATTTAATCCTATTTCGTTTATGCTAGTAGTTATGTTCGCAGCTTCTAATAGCTTTATTACACCTATAGGATACCAAACAAATACTATGGTTTATGTACCTGGAGGATATCGTTTTTTAGACTTTACTCGTGTAGGATTACCTCTAACCTTGATGTTTACTTTTCTAGTACCATTTCTTGTTAAATCTATATACGGAATATAA
- the mrdA gene encoding penicillin-binding protein 2: MEKKTSQSRWQNLIKEKKHSLQIFEKRTNNLTIGQRNQPFLIMLFISFILLGTIGSRLFFLQLIEGESYRNKAEKNSVRIMPKPPIRGNIYDTKGRILASTRFTHSAYLWPIVISKSSWPENRKYLAKLLALPEKSIEAKISESKNKKIGYSSPTLIRIASRLNPAQITELEEFKTKLNGLEIDVESIRNYPNKEIAAHILGYTGELSSEELQKRNTDGYRLGDSVGRMGIEAAYEKKLRGEWGGIELEINGTGRITKILGRKVAKSGQDITLTLDLDIQKAAEVALKKHTGAIVVIKPHTGEVLAMASSPTFDPNFFSTPIAPKVWGQLQSKNKSFVNRALQSFPPASTFKIVTATAGMELEKYPSNTILQTFPYLNVKGESFKEWDKLGFGKTGYIKALALGSNAFYRQIGLKVGENTLAKYANLYGFGSKTGIELEEDSGLVANKIWKQKKYQKNWTERDTVNMSIGQGFTKATPLQIAVMFSILANGGYAINPHLLKKVDNKEYIQNHVNLKNSTIQTLREGLRAAVLSGTEKTLKTSNLPPVAGKSGIVEKFSDKSYAWFGGFAPYSNPEVVVVAFIKYSDQEKESIAALIVREVMETYFKHNS; encoded by the coding sequence GTGGAAAAAAAAACTTCTCAATCCCGTTGGCAGAATCTAATAAAAGAAAAAAAGCATAGTTTACAAATTTTCGAAAAAAGGACAAATAATTTAACTATTGGTCAGAGAAATCAACCTTTTTTAATAATGCTGTTTATCAGTTTTATTTTATTAGGTACTATAGGAAGTCGTTTGTTCTTTTTACAGTTAATAGAAGGAGAAAGCTATAGAAATAAAGCTGAGAAAAATAGCGTCCGCATAATGCCAAAACCACCTATCAGAGGTAATATATATGATACAAAAGGACGTATTCTAGCTTCAACTCGTTTCACTCATTCAGCCTATTTATGGCCTATTGTTATTAGTAAATCTAGTTGGCCTGAAAACAGAAAATACTTAGCAAAATTACTTGCTCTTCCTGAAAAAAGTATTGAAGCAAAAATTAGTGAAAGTAAAAATAAAAAAATAGGATATTCTTCTCCAACTTTAATTAGAATTGCTAGTCGTTTAAATCCTGCTCAAATAACCGAATTAGAAGAGTTCAAAACGAAACTCAATGGACTAGAAATAGATGTTGAAAGTATTCGCAATTATCCTAATAAAGAAATAGCTGCTCATATATTAGGATACACTGGAGAGTTAAGCAGTGAAGAATTACAAAAGAGGAATACTGACGGTTATCGTTTAGGTGATTCTGTTGGAAGAATGGGAATTGAGGCTGCTTATGAAAAAAAATTAAGGGGTGAGTGGGGTGGTATTGAACTAGAAATAAATGGTACAGGAAGAATAACAAAAATATTAGGACGTAAAGTAGCAAAATCAGGACAAGATATTACTCTTACTCTTGATCTTGATATACAAAAGGCTGCTGAAGTAGCTTTGAAAAAACACACAGGAGCTATTGTTGTTATTAAGCCACATACCGGAGAAGTTTTAGCAATGGCTAGTAGCCCAACTTTCGATCCTAATTTTTTTTCAACTCCAATTGCTCCCAAAGTTTGGGGACAATTACAATCGAAAAATAAATCTTTCGTTAATCGAGCTTTGCAAAGTTTTCCTCCTGCCTCTACTTTTAAAATAGTCACAGCTACTGCAGGTATGGAGTTAGAGAAATATCCTTCAAATACTATTCTCCAAACTTTTCCTTATTTAAATGTAAAAGGGGAAAGTTTTAAAGAGTGGGATAAACTAGGATTTGGAAAAACAGGTTATATAAAAGCTTTAGCATTAGGGAGCAACGCTTTTTATAGACAAATTGGCCTCAAAGTAGGAGAAAATACTTTAGCTAAATATGCCAACCTTTATGGTTTTGGCTCAAAAACAGGGATTGAGCTAGAAGAAGATTCGGGTTTAGTAGCAAACAAAATATGGAAACAAAAAAAATATCAAAAGAATTGGACTGAAAGAGATACAGTAAATATGTCTATTGGACAAGGCTTTACGAAAGCTACTCCTTTACAAATAGCTGTGATGTTTTCGATTTTAGCCAATGGTGGATATGCTATAAATCCTCATCTATTAAAAAAAGTTGATAATAAAGAATATATACAAAATCATGTAAATCTTAAAAATAGTACTATTCAAACTCTCAGAGAAGGTTTAAGAGCAGCGGTATTGTCGGGAACTGAAAAAACCTTAAAAACTTCAAATTTACCTCCTGTAGCTGGAAAAAGTGGTATTGTTGAAAAATTTTCCGACAAATCTTATGCTTGGTTTGGCGGATTTGCTCCTTATAGTAATCCAGAAGTTGTCGTCGTAGCTTTTATTAAATATTCTGATCAAGAAAAAGAATCTATCGCGGCACTAATAGTGCGTGAGGTTATGGAAACGTATTTTAAACATAATAGTTGA
- a CDS encoding M14 family zinc carboxypeptidase, protein MKPNIEILNLFKLASGDEISIQIYKFIGQKSDKKVYIQSNLHGSEIVGNAVIHQLINFLSTLNKSQVNGEIWLVPVCNPLGTNQRNHFFSSGRFNSYDGKDWNRIFWDYEKVLSDLEDFVKNNLNFDYLTIQKNFLKQQKIVFSEHVKKIQSSSSAPLFEQYRYKLQSLAMDANYLIDIHSSSNKCIDYLFSFPGTQQENAAYFKLNYGVLMDTFNGNSFDEAFLKPWLALQKEFKRLGKEIEIDRESWTLELGSGMEMEPKSVSVGFSGIKNYLVQKEILKLYDYSLNKTKIELVPREKIKNYYAPTGGMIQNRLSLKTQVKEGDRLYQIISFNKHGNLPEVINITAEKDGFIFDLSTNFSVNQGEYVLSIFSLN, encoded by the coding sequence ATGAAACCAAATATTGAAATATTAAATTTATTTAAGCTTGCTTCTGGGGACGAAATATCTATCCAAATATATAAATTTATCGGTCAAAAAAGCGATAAAAAAGTTTATATTCAGTCTAATTTACATGGTTCAGAAATTGTAGGTAATGCAGTAATTCACCAATTAATCAATTTCTTATCTACCCTAAACAAAAGTCAAGTTAATGGAGAAATATGGTTAGTCCCAGTATGTAATCCATTAGGAACAAACCAAAGGAATCACTTTTTTTCATCAGGACGTTTTAATAGTTATGATGGTAAAGACTGGAATAGAATATTTTGGGATTATGAAAAAGTTCTTTCAGACTTAGAAGATTTTGTAAAAAATAATTTAAATTTTGATTATTTAACAATACAAAAAAACTTTTTAAAACAACAAAAGATTGTATTCTCTGAGCACGTTAAAAAAATTCAAAGTTCTAGTAGTGCTCCTTTATTTGAACAATATCGTTATAAACTACAGTCTCTCGCTATGGATGCTAATTATTTAATTGATATCCATAGCTCAAGTAATAAATGCATAGATTACCTCTTTAGTTTTCCAGGGACACAACAAGAGAATGCAGCATACTTCAAACTTAATTATGGGGTTTTAATGGATACCTTTAATGGAAATAGTTTTGATGAAGCTTTTCTAAAGCCTTGGCTAGCACTGCAAAAAGAGTTTAAGAGATTAGGAAAAGAAATTGAAATTGATCGTGAATCATGGACATTAGAATTAGGCTCAGGGATGGAAATGGAGCCAAAGTCAGTAAGTGTCGGATTTTCAGGGATTAAAAATTATTTAGTACAAAAAGAAATATTGAAACTATACGATTATTCTCTAAACAAAACTAAAATAGAATTAGTACCTCGCGAAAAAATAAAAAATTACTATGCTCCAACAGGGGGAATGATTCAAAACAGATTATCCTTAAAAACTCAAGTAAAAGAAGGAGACAGACTTTATCAAATTATAAGTTTTAACAAACATGGTAACTTACCTGAAGTTATCAATATCACTGCAGAAAAAGATGGTTTTATTTTTGATTTATCTACTAATTTTTCAGTCAATCAAGGAGAATATGTTTTAAGTATTTTTAGTTTAAATTAG
- the gcvP gene encoding aminomethyl-transferring glycine dehydrogenase, with translation MLNQNLATDHIQNSNKKKLEFNHIFSSADNFLSRHIGLDDQEIDTITNILGFSNIDQLIDAIIPHDIRFKSNLNLPEPRSEYEALNQLKSIASKNKIFRSYIGMGYHDCIIPQVIQRNILENPSWYTSYTPYQAEISQGRLEALINYQTMIIELTGLEIANASLLDEGTAAAEAMSMSYGLCKNKNAHIFFVSSLCHPQTIQVLKTRANPLNIKIVVDDHRSFNSDDNVFGALLQYPATDGSIYDYRSFVESIHAKNALVTVAADLLSLSLITPPGEFGADIAIGTTQRFGIPLGYGGPHAAYFATKEIYKRQIPGRIVGVSKDIRGNPALRLALQTREQHIKREKATSNICTAQVLLAIIAGMYAIYHGSEGIKNISLRIHELAVILRDGLEKLNYVVNNNPFFDTVTVSLDKDKQDKIIQTTLEKKINLRLLQKGVISISLNETTTIDDIIELWQIFAQQDNLPFSIEEIINKANFHLPSDLRRTTKYLIDPIFSSYHSENELIRYLHQLEKKDLALNTSMIPLGSCTMKLNATTEMVPVTWSEFNKIHPFVPLDQALGYSTLFQQLEQWLGEITGFAAISLQPNAGSQGEYAGLHVIRRYHQACGDTQKNICLIPESAHGTNPASAIMCGMKVVVIKCDKNGNIDILDLEQKAKMYEHNLAALMVTYPSTHGVFERHIIDICNIIHYYGGQVYMDGANMNAQVGLMRPADIGADVCHLNLHKTFCIPHGGGGPGAGPIGVKSHLMRFLPDTNIEKYMNPSGSREKNLDSIGSISSTPWGSANILVISWMYIVMMGSKGLTQATKIAILNANYIAYRLTNYYPILFKGDSGYVAHECIIDLRPLKKKAGIEVEDIAKRLMDFGFHAPTISWPVVGTMMIEPTESENLSELDRFCDAMITIYDEVKMIINGEIDRINNPLKNCPHTAIEIACDEWNRPYSREKAVYPSPWTKKNKFWPSVGRIDNAFGDRNFVCSCDGIETYK, from the coding sequence ATGCTTAATCAAAACTTAGCTACTGACCATATTCAGAATAGTAATAAAAAAAAATTAGAATTTAATCATATTTTTTCATCAGCTGATAATTTTCTTAGCCGACACATAGGATTGGACGATCAGGAAATAGATACCATAACAAATATACTAGGATTTTCTAATATAGATCAATTAATTGATGCAATAATACCTCACGATATAAGGTTTAAAAGTAATCTGAACTTGCCAGAACCTAGAAGTGAATATGAGGCATTAAATCAATTAAAGTCTATTGCTTCAAAAAATAAGATATTTCGTTCTTATATTGGGATGGGATATCATGATTGTATTATTCCTCAAGTAATTCAGCGCAATATTTTAGAAAACCCTAGTTGGTATACGTCTTATACCCCTTATCAAGCAGAAATTTCACAGGGTAGATTAGAAGCTCTTATCAACTATCAAACAATGATAATTGAGCTAACTGGACTTGAAATTGCGAATGCTTCTCTCCTGGACGAAGGGACAGCTGCAGCTGAAGCAATGAGTATGAGTTATGGTTTGTGCAAAAATAAAAATGCTCACATTTTTTTTGTTTCTTCTTTATGTCATCCACAAACTATACAAGTTCTTAAAACTCGTGCTAATCCCTTAAATATTAAAATTGTTGTGGATGATCATAGGTCTTTTAATTCTGACGATAACGTATTTGGCGCGCTACTACAGTACCCTGCCACAGATGGTTCAATATATGACTATCGTTCTTTTGTTGAAAGTATTCATGCCAAGAATGCTTTAGTTACCGTTGCCGCTGATTTGTTAAGTTTATCCTTAATTACTCCTCCTGGAGAATTTGGAGCTGATATTGCGATAGGTACTACACAACGTTTTGGAATACCTTTAGGATATGGTGGACCTCATGCTGCATATTTTGCAACAAAAGAAATATACAAAAGGCAAATTCCAGGTCGTATCGTTGGAGTTTCTAAAGATATACGAGGAAACCCTGCTCTTAGATTAGCATTGCAAACTAGAGAGCAGCACATAAAACGAGAGAAGGCAACAAGTAATATTTGTACTGCGCAAGTTTTATTAGCAATAATTGCAGGAATGTATGCTATTTACCATGGATCCGAAGGCATAAAAAATATCTCTTTAAGAATACATGAACTAGCTGTAATATTAAGAGACGGACTAGAAAAGTTAAATTATGTTGTAAATAATAATCCATTTTTTGATACGGTTACTGTGAGTTTAGATAAAGACAAACAGGATAAAATCATCCAAACAACATTAGAAAAAAAGATAAATTTGCGATTACTTCAAAAAGGGGTAATTAGCATCAGCTTAAATGAAACCACAACTATTGATGACATAATTGAACTTTGGCAAATTTTTGCTCAACAAGATAACCTACCGTTTTCTATTGAAGAAATAATAAATAAAGCAAATTTTCATTTGCCTTCTGATCTAAGACGTACTACTAAATATCTCATAGATCCAATTTTTAGTAGTTATCATTCTGAAAATGAATTGATTAGATATTTACATCAGTTGGAAAAGAAAGATTTAGCTTTAAATACTTCTATGATTCCTTTAGGATCATGTACTATGAAGCTGAATGCCACTACGGAGATGGTCCCTGTAACCTGGTCTGAGTTTAATAAAATTCATCCTTTTGTTCCTCTAGATCAAGCCCTAGGGTACAGTACTTTATTTCAACAATTAGAACAATGGTTAGGAGAAATAACAGGTTTTGCCGCAATTTCTTTACAGCCTAATGCAGGTTCTCAAGGTGAATATGCAGGATTACATGTAATTCGTCGTTACCATCAAGCATGTGGAGATACTCAGAAAAATATATGTTTAATTCCTGAATCTGCTCATGGGACAAATCCTGCTAGTGCAATAATGTGTGGCATGAAAGTTGTGGTAATAAAATGTGATAAAAATGGGAATATAGACATTTTAGATTTGGAGCAAAAAGCTAAAATGTATGAACATAACTTAGCTGCACTAATGGTTACTTATCCTTCTACTCATGGCGTATTTGAAAGGCACATTATAGATATTTGCAATATTATTCACTATTATGGTGGACAAGTTTATATGGATGGGGCTAATATGAATGCTCAAGTTGGATTGATGCGTCCTGCTGATATTGGAGCTGATGTTTGTCATTTAAATTTACATAAAACTTTTTGTATTCCTCACGGAGGAGGAGGTCCAGGGGCAGGGCCTATTGGGGTCAAGTCTCATCTTATGCGCTTTCTTCCTGATACCAATATAGAGAAATATATGAATCCTTCTGGTTCTAGAGAAAAAAATCTTGATTCTATAGGATCAATATCTTCTACTCCATGGGGCAGTGCTAATATTTTAGTAATTTCTTGGATGTATATTGTAATGATGGGAAGTAAAGGTTTAACTCAAGCTACAAAGATAGCTATTCTTAATGCTAACTATATCGCTTACCGTTTAACTAATTACTATCCTATTTTATTCAAAGGTGATTCTGGATATGTAGCTCATGAATGTATTATTGATCTTCGCCCTCTTAAGAAAAAAGCAGGAATAGAAGTCGAAGATATTGCAAAAAGATTAATGGATTTTGGTTTTCATGCGCCTACAATCTCCTGGCCTGTAGTAGGAACAATGATGATAGAACCAACTGAAAGTGAAAACTTATCAGAGTTAGATCGTTTCTGTGATGCTATGATAACTATCTATGATGAAGTGAAAATGATTATAAATGGTGAAATTGATCGTATAAATAATCCTTTAAAGAACTGTCCTCATACTGCAATAGAAATAGCTTGTGATGAATGGAATCGACCTTATTCAAGAGAAAAAGCTGTCTACCCTTCCCCTTGGACAAAAAAGAACAAATTTTGGCCATCGGTTGGACGCATTGATAATGCTTTCGGAGATAGAAATTTTGTATGTTCATGTGATGGGATAGAAACATACAAATAA
- the cobJ gene encoding precorrin-3B C(17)-methyltransferase: MYSSNIIYPVALIGTTTQACNLLYPLCEDLKGILYMPEQLSLIDERTCHYKDPLKDHLTDIFPKNRALIFCLSAGAVIRLITPLLRNKAYDPSIIVVDPKGRFVISLCGGHQGRANKLTQLIASYLNAEPVITGVSNTLDLPGIDILGLPFGWRKGPGKWKDISYAIACQKTVQIIQEGGSSFWKKNFLNSDNFNFYSSNTIKAHTSASAASIIISPKKYHLDQKSNISTIQWHPRVLWVGVGCTRGASYKLISDAISKVFNRYNLALESIAGIASVDLKKDEVGIVKYCQLKQLPLFTYPVKTLNKVNVPNPSAIVKQELGTASVAEASAIYSSNYFFDNKTVLLVSKEIIKFNNHAVTIAIAQSDIEYTGRQGKLYLVGIGPGSLEQITPAAKKAITEADAIVGYSLYLELIKTLLHPGQIIEDLPITEEEQRAEKAIKLAQWGLNVVVISSGDCGIYAMGGLVLEKLENTHKKDNIIDIKIFPGITALQAAAARVGTPLMHDFCAISLSDLLTPWNVIKKRLEAAAQGDFVTAIYNPKSKTRIHQIIAAQTIFLKYRNPHTPVALVRCAYRKNETIILTTLDEMLEYYIDMLTTVLIGSDSTFFYKDLIITPRGYHHSKIQK, translated from the coding sequence ATGTATTCTTCTAATATTATCTATCCTGTTGCATTAATTGGAACTACAACTCAGGCTTGTAATCTTTTGTATCCTCTATGTGAAGATTTAAAAGGAATACTTTACATGCCAGAACAATTATCCTTAATTGACGAAAGAACTTGTCATTATAAAGATCCTCTTAAAGATCATTTAACTGATATCTTTCCTAAAAATCGTGCTTTGATATTTTGTCTGTCAGCTGGAGCCGTAATCCGTCTTATTACTCCATTGTTAAGAAATAAGGCTTATGATCCCTCTATTATTGTTGTAGATCCAAAAGGTAGATTTGTTATTAGTTTATGTGGTGGGCATCAAGGTAGAGCGAATAAATTAACTCAATTAATAGCGAGTTATTTAAATGCAGAACCGGTTATCACTGGTGTGTCAAATACTTTAGATTTACCAGGCATTGATATATTAGGGCTTCCTTTTGGATGGCGCAAAGGACCAGGGAAATGGAAAGATATAAGTTATGCGATCGCTTGCCAAAAGACTGTTCAAATAATACAAGAAGGAGGTTCATCTTTTTGGAAGAAAAACTTTTTAAATAGTGATAATTTCAATTTTTACTCATCAAATACTATTAAAGCCCATACATCAGCATCAGCGGCATCTATTATTATTAGTCCTAAAAAGTATCATTTAGACCAAAAATCTAATATTTCTACTATACAATGGCATCCCCGAGTATTATGGGTAGGGGTGGGATGTACGAGAGGAGCATCTTATAAACTTATTTCTGATGCTATATCCAAAGTTTTCAACCGATATAATTTAGCATTAGAATCAATAGCTGGAATAGCGTCTGTTGATTTAAAAAAGGATGAAGTTGGTATTGTTAAATACTGTCAATTAAAACAGTTACCTTTATTCACCTACCCCGTCAAAACTTTAAATAAAGTTAATGTTCCTAATCCCTCAGCAATTGTAAAGCAAGAATTAGGAACTGCTAGCGTAGCAGAAGCCTCTGCCATTTATAGTTCCAATTATTTTTTTGACAACAAGACTGTTCTTTTAGTCTCTAAAGAAATTATAAAGTTTAATAATCATGCAGTTACTATTGCCATAGCTCAAAGTGATATCGAGTATACAGGAAGACAAGGAAAATTATATTTAGTAGGGATAGGACCCGGAAGTTTAGAACAAATAACTCCTGCGGCAAAAAAAGCGATTACTGAAGCTGATGCTATTGTTGGCTATTCTTTATATTTAGAACTTATAAAAACTTTATTGCACCCTGGACAAATTATTGAAGATTTACCTATTACTGAAGAGGAACAACGTGCTGAAAAAGCAATAAAATTAGCTCAATGGGGACTAAATGTTGTAGTAATATCATCAGGAGACTGCGGTATATATGCTATGGGAGGTCTGGTCTTGGAAAAGCTTGAAAATACTCACAAGAAAGATAATATTATTGATATCAAAATTTTTCCAGGAATTACGGCTCTACAGGCTGCAGCTGCAAGAGTTGGCACACCTCTAATGCATGATTTTTGTGCAATTAGTTTGAGTGATCTATTAACACCATGGAATGTGATTAAAAAACGTTTAGAAGCCGCAGCTCAAGGAGATTTTGTTACGGCTATTTACAATCCAAAATCAAAAACCAGAATTCATCAAATTATTGCAGCTCAAACCATCTTTTTAAAATACCGTAATCCACATACACCAGTAGCTTTGGTTCGTTGTGCATACCGTAAAAATGAAACCATAATACTTACAACATTGGATGAAATGTTAGAATACTATATAGATATGTTAACTACTGTGCTAATTGGTAGTGATAGCACTTTTTTTTACAAGGATTTAATAATCACGCCAAGAGGCTATCATCATAGCAAAATACAAAAATAA